From the genome of Bacteroidota bacterium:
CTATGATAGCGAGCTTTAAAGCATGAACTTCGCCAAGCAGCCGATTATCGTGCTTTTTTACTTTTGGATTTTTCAATTCTCTGATGAATGGTTTTACCTGACTCGACCCAGTAGCAATTTCATCGAATCCACCCGCAGTTCCTGTATGCGGGAAGTACATCCTGTCAGCTTTCATATAGCGGATCCATCCAACGGCAAGTGTGTCAGTTACTTTTCCAATCACCAAACCAGCGGGTCGATTAATGATTTTTTTATAGATATATTCCAAAACATTTCCGCCGTTTGGTTGGATGAAATTTGGGGTGTAGCTGCCAGCCAACTCAGTTCGTTTAACACCCGCCTGAACTCCATCTACTAACCAGAACCAGAAATTTGCTTGAGTTCCCTGTGCTTTCTTAGCTACGTTAAAACTAAGAACTGCAGAATCTCCGAGAGAAACAGTCTTTCCAGTTGCCCTTACTGTTTTATTTTTATCTAAAAAAGTGAATGATGAAAATCCACCGGAATCAAGAATACTAATAATCGAAGAATTAAACCGTATTTGTATTCCGTTTGCCGCTTGAGTCAATTCATCATTGTGAAAAACGAATGTTGTATTACTGCTCACAACTTTTCCTGCTTTAGCTTTTTTTAATGACAAATCGTTTTGGCTGAATGTGCGATACTTCGGCTGCGAAATAGAAAACGAAACTATAAGCAACCCTAATATTAAATTAAATAATATTTTCATTGTAAAACTCCTTTCGAGTTTTTTAAATTTATTTGTTATTTGTGTGCTATTTGGACTGAAAATTATTTCATCAGCAACATCTTTTTGATTTCTTGAAATTTATTATCGACAGCGAGACGATAGAAATACACTCCTGAAGCAAAGCCATTTGCGATGAACTCGATTGTATGTTCGCCTTCATCTAATTCTTCACCGTTCAATAGCTCTGCAACCTCACGTCCTAATAAATCGTACACTCTCAACGTAACTACACCTGCCTCTGGTATCGAGAAGGAAATGTTTGTCGTTGGATTGAATGGGTTGGGATAATTTTGATGCAATTCAAACTTGTAAGGCATTTCTTCCAGCATCTCAGGTTTAAACTCTAAGCGCATCTGAATTGCTAAAGGATTTTTTTGTAAGAAAGGAATAGTATCTAACAGTGCAGTACCCGAAGCCATAAATGGCGATTGACTTACTTGAGCAAAAGGTCCCGAAAAAGCTCCGTTAATCTTTGTTAACATTGTATCGAGCCGAGCCCAATCGATGCCGCTGTAGTTCCTGTAATATGATACAAGGTTATCAACAATTAATGCTATTTGTCGGATTGTATATCCATTATAACGATAACTTGTGTCGTTGTTTCTAAATATCAAATCTCCAAAACCGATAGGAGTGATTTCAGCATCACTCGCTCCGATATTAACCTTGAGTGTTGCTAACTCGCCAGCTAACTTATTGTTGTGGTCTATTAGTTTTGGGCTTTTTAATTCTTTAAAGAAGGGTACGCCCTTCGCAACATCGAATCCGCGAGGATTATCGATGTGAGGCGCGAATTTCATCAAATCCTTCCCGGCTTTAAAACGCATCCATCCGCAGATATTAGGACTATCGGGTCGAGCTATGCCAAGTACCAAGCCGCCCGGCGCGCCCGCGTATCCTTTCTTAATTTTTGGGAATGCTCTCGCAAATGCCGAGTCGCGTAGGTTACCAAAGTTGCCCGTTGAGTTGTAAGGTTTTAAACTTACTCCTTTTAATAAAAGATCGTTTTGTGTAATTGTCCGATATTTCATCGAATCTTCTTTTACATACTTTATAGTTATGAAATCGGGAGGTCCTTTTTTACTTGTTGTTGTACCCGAAACATAATAGGCACCTCTGTATTCAGCTAAAACAAGTCCCACATCATCATTGCTCATCAAGCCGTTGTACCTTAATTGCCAGTTAATATCGCCATCGGCTTGCAGTTCAAGAAATATTATGTCTCTTCCTGAATTTAGTCCAAAACTTGAGCCAACAATGTGCGGAGAACCGCCTCCCAAAATAGAATAACCGACATCCTCATCATTTGCAGGACCATTAAAATGCGATTCAAAAATTAAATCCCCATCGCTCTGGTCATATCGAAGAGTAATGATATCATAGTAAGAACCGAAAGTAACCGAACGACCGGTTATGTAAACACGCGAATTACTGTGCAGAGCAATACCGAAAGGTGTATCATCACCCGAAGCTGTTCCGTTATAAACTTTTGTCCAAACCGTATCTCCAGTAATACCGTTTACTCTCATTGTTAGAATATCGTTGCCTGTGCCTACGTTAGTTGTGCCGGTTAAATACAATTCATCAGCATCTCTCCAAACCATTGCTCGCATAAAATCATCAGCAGCGGCTGTTCGCTTAAACAATCGTGTCCATACTGTATCGCCTGTCCTTGAATTATATTTTATTACCAAATAGTCATTGTCGGCACCTCTGGCGACACCACCGACATAACAATAATTGTATTCCTCCAATTTTAAATAAACAGGATAATCGTTACCATTACCCGGACCGTTATAAGTCTTCGACCAAACCAAACTACCCGCGCTGTTATATTTTAAAGTAATGATATCGATGCCCGTACCTGACCCAACAGTAGAACCGGTAACGTAAACATTCATCGAATCATCCACCTGAACTGAAGCTGGTTTATCCTCTCCGCTTCCGATATACTTTACTGCCCATTGCTGTAGCCCCGCTTTATTGTACTTAATAGTAACAATGTCCAAACCAGTTCCATCGCTCCAACCTGATACATAAACATTCTCGGCGCTGTCAACAACAACTTTTACAGGTTTATCTTCACCGGCACCTGAGCCGTTGTATCGCTGTATCCACTGCGTAATACCATCTGAGTTATATTTTATTGTTGTAATATCAGCTCCAGTTCCGACACCATTACTCCATCCGGTTATTATAATGCTGCCCGAGTCATCAACTACGATTGATGTAACAACATCTGTCGAGTTTGCTGGTCCATTATAATGAGCCACCCACTGACGAAGAGGTTGGGCTTGAGAAGGGATAATAAATAATGTTGTTAAGATAAGAGAGAGGAAAAGTAAAGAGGCTTTAAAAATTTTCATACTAAATACTCCTTAAATACAATTATATGAAACCGTAATTATTTATTTAAAATTAGTGATTAATCGGATGATTGTCAAGAAAAATTGTTAAATAAAATTTGGGATTTTGAAATTCTTTAAAATCTGCCGAATTATAGGGATTTTCTGCTTAAAGCCTATCCCCAATATGAATTACGGTTTTGTTTTATTCCAAAATACTCGAACGCAATAGCAACATTTTAATATCGGCGGATTTGACGAATTCAGTATTTGAAAAACACTTTTTAAATATTTAATTAAAAAAATAAAAACTACCACCCGAACCACCGAAGCGAGGATTTACTATATTATTATAAATTGAACCGAATGTGTAACTTAAACCAATATAACCACTATACCTGTAATTAGTTGCAAGTTCTGTGCGGCGAAGAAGTATCTCTTCAGTTGTGGCTGCCCCTTTTCGAAGTGATAATTGGTCGCTAATTCTCGAATAGCTTGAAAAAAGGTTTAACGAAAGCCCTTCAAATAAACGTAATTTTAAATTAGTATAAATTCTTAAGCTTCGTTTCTGAAAATCGTGTAGGAATTGAGAACCCGAAACTGTTGTTGAAATAGAACCCCACGGCTGGCGCAAATCTATAGTAAAAGAGAGTGATTGTTTGAAAAGCTTTTCGGCTGTCTTGTCGAATATTGTCTCTTCCTCATAACGAACATTTTCATGACTTAGTTTATACATCAATCGGAATTGTCTGCGAGTCGATTCACTGTATGGGAAAATATTGTATTCGACTGCAGGTGAAACTGAAACTCTTAGTTTAGTATTGCCGAACGTAGAAGTTGAAACGTCTGTAAAACCTCCAATCGACCAATGCTCACTAATACTTTTTACAGCCATCGCATCAAAATCGTAACCGCGCGATATACTTAATATTTTCAGATATCCCCAATCGAATTTATTTTCATTGTAATTCGTACTTAACGAAAAATTAAACTTCCAATCGTGTGTAATTCTCGTGGCACTAAATCCGCCCGATAGGTAAACTGACCTTGATACCTTTTCGCCGTTTAAATTAGAATTAATCCTCGCACTAAATACCCAGTAATCCCATTCATCAATAACTTCTTCAATTTTTGTAGGGACTTTATAATTGATATTTAAGAACTCACTTAAGGGTGTTCGGGCAACATATCTTGTTAATCCAATTTTTAACAATCTTGTTAATTTTTGACGTTTCAGGTCTTCAGTATCCGATTGTTTTGTAGTAAACGAGAGAGTGTCGTTCAAACCAGCCGCCTTGTTCTGACCGATAAAAGTTAGTGTATATTCCTCGCCCCCGCCACCTGTACGTTGTGTGGTAACCAAGGCATGAACATCGGCCTGATTTGGATCGCGAACGTAATTTACAAATGTAATTTCAGTGCGGATATAATTTTCGTCGCAGAAAAAGCAATCAATAAAAACATTTGGTGCAAACTGCCTCAAAGTATTTGTAGTGTCTTCAAGTTCCTGTGAAAATAATTGGGTTGTGAATAATAGCAAAAATAGGACAATGGATAAATACCGTTTCATCTTTAACTCCTTTCAATAGTTATGGATGTTTATATATAGAAATTATGTTTTTTCTTCAGGTAATTCAGGTTCAACAAAAATTACTTTTTCGCGTTCGAGTACTACAGTGCCTTCGTTACTTTTTTTAGGTTTGCGAACATATTTTCGCTCGCAATATGCAACCGGTACATTGCCGGCATTTCGCATCTTGCTATAATAAGCTGCAATACTTGCCGCTTGTTTTACTGCTTCTTTCTCCGGTTTTATTTTCGTGTTACCTACTTTTAACACAACGTGCGACCCACCCGCACCTCGGGCATGGAACCAAAGGTCGTTCGGTTTGGCATATTTCATTGTCAGCAAGTCGTTATTAGCAGCGCTCTTGCCTACCAATACTTCAAAATTGCCTGCCACTTTAAAAATTCGGAACGGAGGTAGTGCCGCCTTTTCTTTTTCAGATATTAAGTGCATTCGTTTTAAGTCGGCATCATACTCTTCCTTAAATTCAGCAAACTGTTCTTTTGTTTGACAGTTATCTAAATGCAAAAGCAGTTTCTCGAGGAGTGCAATATTTTTTGTAACATCTACCAGCCGAGTTTTTACCGCCTCGCATGCAATTCGAGCTTTTCTGGATTTATCGAAATACCGCTCAGCATTTTTTGCCGGAGTTAATTTGGGATCCAAGGTTATACGCATTAGTTTATCATTGTGAAATACATCCTCCACATCAATATCCTTAGTCCCTTTTGTTAGATGTTGTAAATTTGTCATTATGACTTTTGCGATATGGTCATATTCATCAGCACGACTTGCCTCCAATACTTCATTTTTTATTGCTTTTTCTGTGCGTACTAACTTATCAAGTTCATTTCTAATTTTTATTAAGAATTCTTTTTTGTCAAAATCAATATTACTCGCCTTAAACGATTTCGCAATGAAAACTCTTACCGCCTCATTTACACTTGAATAATTCTCGGCTGTCGAGCCGGTTAAATGCTCTAACTTTATCATCGAAAATACACGTGGAATATTGTTGCTGGAATAAATTGTCGGGAAAGGCTTACTTACTTCTGTAAATAAATTAATTAATTGTTGGTATATGGTTTTTAAATCATCGTGAGTTAATTCACCAGCATGAACTTTCTCTTCAAGTTTTGCACGATGCAAAGCTTCACGTGTAAGGGTTGAACCAAGAAACTTATAAGCGCCCTTTACTGCACTGAAAGTTGTCTTGTTTCCATCCTCCAGCATTTTATTCTTAAATGTTTCAAAATCGGCTATCAAGTTGGCAAAGTCATCTTCTTTTGATTTCAACAAATTTTCGTACGATTTTCCAACAAAATCTTTACTGTGTTTAAAGGTATTGATTATTTCTTTGTTCTCGTTGATTAAAAATATGTTCGCCGATGTTGTTCCAAAAAGATGAAACAGCATTTTCATCTCATTCGAAAAATTAATATTTATTATTCTGTCAAAAAGATGTCCGGTGATACTATTGATTGTTTGGTTATTTAATTCAGTAAATAAAGAGATTGAATTCCGTTTTGCCCTTGCGATTTGTTCTCGCATAAAAATAAAATTCATCTGCGGAGTAATAGAGACAGATAAAGTTTTAAGATTGGTGTTTGCAAGTAACGAAATTTGTAATTCATTTTTTTGTTGTGAAAATAATTCAAGAACTGTGGCATTTTTGAGTGCCCCATTAAATTCATCCGCAAGACTTTGAAGTGTAATAAAATGATTCAACATAATTTTTGCATTTCCTTTTTTTAACCGCTCAAATATACAAAAACCGAAGATTATCTCAAACAGGAGCGAAAGGCTTGGAAGATGATTAAAATTTTTGTAATTTAGGTGTGGCAATTTCTAAATTTTCTCATTTCTGATTAATAAACGCCAATTTTATAAATTCCTATGTGAGTTTGTATTTATTCAGAAGCACTATCAAAAAAAATAACAGGATTTATAGATGATTTCGAGCATGACGGGCTACGGCAGAGGCGACGCTGCACAAAAAGGTATTACTGCAACGGCAGAACTTCGCAGCGTGAATAACCGGTTCTTAGAACTAACTATACGGCTTCCAAAAAATTTATCGCATCGCGAAAACGATCTAAAAGAAATAATACAATCTAAGATTGACCGCGGTAAAATTAATTTGTCTGTAAATATCGAAACACCTGCCGATCAACAGGCACCTATGATGATTAATAAAGATGCTGCCCGGACGAGTTATAAAATACTTAATGAACTAAAAAAGTCGGTTAATATTAAAGAAGACATTACAATCGATCATCTGTTAAAGTTTTCCGAAATCATACGACCCGAAGATAAAGAAAACATAGGTGAAGTTGAATGGGTGTTGTGCGAAAAAGCGGTTAGAAAAGCTTTAGGCAATCTTCTGAAGATGCGCATTGATGAAGGCAGCGAATTACAAAAAGATTTATCCCGTCGAATAAAATTGATTGATAAAAAGATAGATATAATTGAGAAGCTCTCGAAACAACGCATCCCGTTCGAGCGAGCAAGGCTGCGCGAACGAGTTGATAAATTAGTTGAAGCAAAAGACCGTATCGATGATAAACGCTTGGAACTCGAAATAATATTATTATCTGAAAAATTGGATATAACAGAAGAGTGTGTGCGACTCCGAAGTCATCAAAAATATTTTCTCGAATCGATGAATGGTAAAGAACCATCAGGAAGAAAATTAAATTTCCTGGTGCAGGAAATTCATCGCGAAGTAAATACGATAGGTTCCAAAGCAAACGATGCAATAATCTCGCGGCACATTATTGAAATAAAAGAAGAGCTCGAAAAAATAAGAGAACAAATTCAAAATATAGAATAAATGAGTAACCCGAAACTGATTGTCGTCTCCGCACCCAGTGGATGCGGCAAAACAACAATTGTGAAAGAAATTTTGAAAAATCATCCTGAATTTCATTTCTCGGTGTCGGCAACCACCCGTGCGAAACGAAATAATGAAACAGACGGCAAAGATTACTACTTTATAACTAACGAAGAATTTCAAAAGCATATCGAAAATGATACGCTCATCGAGTGGCAAAAAATTTATGACTATCATTACGGCACGCTTGTATCCGAAGTTGATAAATCTTTTGCCTGCGGTAAATCGGTTGTATTTGATATAGATGTATTAGGTGCTTTATCTATAAAAAAGAAATATTCTGAAGATTCGATGCTGATTTTTATTGATGTCCCGGATATGGATATTTTAAAAGAGAGGCTGAAAAACAGGAAAACAGAAAGCCCTGCAACTCTAAAAAAACGAATCGACCGAGTCGAAATGGAAATGAAACAAAAAACATTGTTTGATTATATTGTAATAAACGACCAGCTCCAACAAGCTGTCGATGAAGTTGAAAAAATAATAAGCAATAAACTTTAATAAAAACACAAAGGAAACCAAATGCCAATAAAATCTATAAGTCTTGAAGCTCTGGAATCAAAAGTTGATAACATCTACGAGGCAATCGTGGTGTTATCGAAACGCGCTCAGCAGATTAATGAAGAAATAAAGATTGAATTCAACCAGCGGCTAGAGATTGTTCAATCGAAATTAATGAGCGAAGATTCGGATGAACCTGAAACTATGGAAACGGTAACTAATCCGGAACAGGTTGTCATAGCACGCGAATTCGAAAAGCGACCGAAACCAACACAAGTAGCTATCAAAGAATTACTCGATTCAAAATTGGACTACAAATATAAAAGCGAAAGCAACAGCTAAATTTGAATTAATATGTTACGCGGTAAAAAAATATTGATCGGAATTACAGGCGGAATTGCCGCTTACAAAATTCCACTGCTAGTCCGCGAATTTAAAAAACAGGGTGCTGCTGTAAAAATCGTGATGACAAAGGCCGCTACCGAATTTATTAACCCGAACACGCTTGCGGCTCTTTCAGAAAATGAAATTGTTACCGATACTTTTCCTGATTCGTCGCTTTCTGTTGTTAAATCCGAAACCTGGCACATACACCTCGGAACTTGGGCTGATATTTTGTTGATAGCTCCTGCAACCGCAAATACCATAGCAAAAATCGCTTATGGAATTGCTGATAATCCGGTTACTATTATGGCGCTTTCGATTCGCTGTCCGGTTGCCATTTCCCCTGCAATGGATACCTATATGTGGGAAAACCCGGCGACGCAAGAAAATTTATCAAAACTCCGGCAACGCGGTTATCGGATAATTAATCCTGAAGTCGGCGAACTCGCCAGCGGTTTAACAGGAAAAGGTCGTTTACCTGAAATAAAAAAATTAGCAACTTCTATACAAAATATTTTTGACAAGACACATCAAGATTTTTCCGGTAAAAAAATACTCGTTACTGCCGGACCGACTTATGAACCAATCGATCCGATTAGATACATCGGAAACAGATCCTCCGGTAAAATGGGCTTTGCGATTGCCCGATGTGCTGCTGAACGCGGTGCCAAAGTTACCCTGATAACAGGACCCTCGAATCTGGAAACACCTAATTTTGTAGAGAAGATTGAGATTGAAACTGCTGAAGAAATGTATAACCAATGTATCAAACATTCCTCTAAATCCGATGTTGTAATAATGGCGGCAGCCGTTGCCGATTTCAAACCGGAGATTACAGCGAACCGCAAAATTAAAAAAGAAGATACTGTCAGCAATAATCTCACGCTGAAACTTACAAAGACAAAAGATATTTTAGAAACGTTAGGAAAGAAGAAAATAAAACATCAAGTGCTTGTCGGTTTTGCATTGGAAACTGATAACGAAATTGAAAATGCAGTAAAAAAACTAAAACTTAAAAATCTCGATTTTATTGTAATGAACAACCCATTAAAAAAAGGGGCAAAAATCGGCGGCAACACAAACGTCGTATCTTTCCTCCATAAAAATGGAACGAAAGAAATCTTTAATAAAATGCAGAAAGACGATGTTGCGAATCAAATACTTAATCGTATTTCTAAATTAATCAGAAGTTAAATGAGTGATATTCGAAAAGATTTTAAAGATATCCTGAATAGTGCAGAAAGCTACTTAATGCAACAGGAACAGTTATGTGGCGATATTATTTATAAAACAACAGCATCAAAAATTGAAAAAACTTCTGCGCCTTTTGCAGAATATCAACGCGTAAATAGTTTAGATGAATTTAACGCGCAGATATCTTCTTGCAAGAAATGTTCTTTAGGCAATTCACGTAAAAATTTTGTATTTGGAGTTGGCAATCCTAATGCAAAAGTAATGTTTGTAGGAGAAGCTCCGGGCGCTGATGAAGATGCTCAGGGTGAACCTTTCGTCGGACGCGCAGGACAGTTACTAAATAAAATTTTAGAAGCAGTTCAACTCAAACGTGAAGATGTATATATATGCAACATTCTGAAATGTCGCCCACCCGATAACCGCGACCCGATGTTAAAAGAAATGGAACTCTGCACCCCATATCTTTCTAAACAAATCGAATTAATAAAACCGAAATTTATTATTTGCTTGGGTCGAATTGCGGCTCAATGGTTGCTACAAACAAGCGACAGTTTAACAGCGATGCGGCAAAAAGTTTATAATTACCAGGGGGCTAAATTAATTGTAACGTACCACCCTGCAGCGTTGCTGCGTAATCCAAATTGGAAGCGACCGACTTGGGAAGATATGCAATTATTCCAAAAACTTTGTAACGAACAAATGTAATATGTCTGAAAAGAAAAGAAGTAAAAAATATACAGACTCAATAAATATTAGAGACCAACATGAAGGACGCGTGCCGCCTCAGGCGGTAGAAATCGAGGCTCAGGTTTTAGGGTCGGCTTTAATTGAAAAAGAAGCTGTCCCAAAAATTATTGAGATTTTGCAGCCGGAGATGTTTTACAAACCTGCGCATCAAAAAATTTTTCAGGGTATTATTGCCCTTTTCGAACGCAACGAGCCTGTTGATGCTGTAACTTTAAGTGAAGAATTAAGGCGACGCGGCACATTAGAAGAAATCGGCGGTTCCATATATTTAACAGAATTAACGATGCAAGTAAACAGTGCTGCTAATGTAGAATTCCATGCCCACATTATTCTTGAAAAAGCTTTGATGCGCAATCTCATTACAACTTCAGCCGAAATAGCCAATAGAGCTTACAGCGATTCGGAAGATGCTATCGATTTACTCGATTCTGCTGAAACAAAAATATTTCAGATTTCTGAATATAGGTTGAAGAAAAGTGCGACACCTATAAAACGGGCGCTAAACGAAACCCTCGAAATTTTAGAAAAAATCCACGGTAAGCACGGAGGCATCACCGGTGTTCCTACCGGATTTACAGATTTAGATAACGCAACCGGCGGATTTCAAAATTCCGATTTAATAATTATTGCCGGACGCCCAAGTCAGGGTAAAACAGCTTTTGCACTTTCATTGGCAAGAAACGCTGCGCTCCACACCGTGAAACCTACAGCGATAGTAATTTTTAGTATTGAAATGGCTGAGCAGCAATTAGTTACCCGCTTGATTTCTTCGGAAGCAAGGATAAACGCTCATGCACTTCGTACGGGCAGATTACCAGACGAGAAGTGGCAACGTTTAGGAATGGTTGTTGGACGCCTCGCAGAAGCGAAAATATTTATAGACGATTCACCATCGCTTTCGATTTTAGAAATCCGCGCAAAAGCACGACGCTTAAAAGCCGAGCATAATATCGGAATGATTATTATCGACTATTTACAACTCGTTCATCCGCCTAAAAGTATGGACAGCCGCGAACGGGAAATCTCGATGATTTCACGGTCGTTGAAAGCTTTAGCAAAAGAAATAAATATTCCTGTTATCGCATTATCTCAATTGAACCGCGGACTTGAAACACGCAGCGGCGACAAACGTCCTGTACTTGCCGACCTCCGTGAGTCGGGTGCTATCGAACAAGATGCCGACGTTGTTATATTCGTTCACCGTCCCGAAACTTATAAGATTAACGAGGTCGATGACGCACACGGAAATAAAATTTCAACCGAAAGACTCGCCGAACTTATTATCGGTAAACAACGGAACGGTCCCACAGACATAATACGACTAACATTTCAAAAAGAATACGCCGGTTTCGAAAACCGGGCATCAGATACTCTCGAAGAATTAGTAGTTTCTTCTGCATCCGGATCAGATTTGCCTTTTTAATAGTTAACAAAACTCTAACATCATTAAACAATTATTACCGTTATGAAAAATTTTATCTTATTCTTATTCCTATTATTCTTATTAGCCGGCTGCCAATCAACCAAAATGGTTCCCGGATTATATTGGGAACAATTAACCTACAAAGTATCTTCCGAAGGCGACACGAGCAAAATCAATCAGAAATTATTTTTGATACCGAATAGATTAAGGACTGAAGTTTCAACCGACTACGCTGACTCTTTTACAATAATACAACTCGATTCACAAATTGCACTGCGGGGTAACCCGATAGATAGCTCATATTCAAGAACAACATTTGAAGAAATTACAAAAAGTCAGGAATTGAGAAAAGAAAACGTCCGCCGTATGCGCGCTCAGATGGATACATTGCCTCCCAATTTAAGGCGATTGATGGAAATGGACATGGGAGTTAAATGGCAGCCGGAAATATATGCTGTTATTGAAACAGGAGAGAAAAAAAATATTTCAGGATTGAATTGCGA
Proteins encoded in this window:
- the gmk gene encoding guanylate kinase; the encoded protein is MSNPKLIVVSAPSGCGKTTIVKEILKNHPEFHFSVSATTRAKRNNETDGKDYYFITNEEFQKHIENDTLIEWQKIYDYHYGTLVSEVDKSFACGKSVVFDIDVLGALSIKKKYSEDSMLIFIDVPDMDILKERLKNRKTESPATLKKRIDRVEMEMKQKTLFDYIVINDQLQQAVDEVEKIISNKL
- a CDS encoding T9SS type A sorting domain-containing protein; this translates as MKIFKASLLFLSLILTTLFIIPSQAQPLRQWVAHYNGPANSTDVVTSIVVDDSGSIIITGWSNGVGTGADITTIKYNSDGITQWIQRYNGSGAGEDKPVKVVVDSAENVYVSGWSDGTGLDIVTIKYNKAGLQQWAVKYIGSGEDKPASVQVDDSMNVYVTGSTVGSGTGIDIITLKYNSAGSLVWSKTYNGPGNGNDYPVYLKLEEYNYCYVGGVARGADNDYLVIKYNSRTGDTVWTRLFKRTAAADDFMRAMVWRDADELYLTGTTNVGTGNDILTMRVNGITGDTVWTKVYNGTASGDDTPFGIALHSNSRVYITGRSVTFGSYYDIITLRYDQSDGDLIFESHFNGPANDEDVGYSILGGGSPHIVGSSFGLNSGRDIIFLELQADGDINWQLRYNGLMSNDDVGLVLAEYRGAYYVSGTTTSKKGPPDFITIKYVKEDSMKYRTITQNDLLLKGVSLKPYNSTGNFGNLRDSAFARAFPKIKKGYAGAPGGLVLGIARPDSPNICGWMRFKAGKDLMKFAPHIDNPRGFDVAKGVPFFKELKSPKLIDHNNKLAGELATLKVNIGASDAEITPIGFGDLIFRNNDTSYRYNGYTIRQIALIVDNLVSYYRNYSGIDWARLDTMLTKINGAFSGPFAQVSQSPFMASGTALLDTIPFLQKNPLAIQMRLEFKPEMLEEMPYKFELHQNYPNPFNPTTNISFSIPEAGVVTLRVYDLLGREVAELLNGEELDEGEHTIEFIANGFASGVYFYRLAVDNKFQEIKKMLLMK
- a CDS encoding uracil-DNA glycosylase, encoding MSDIRKDFKDILNSAESYLMQQEQLCGDIIYKTTASKIEKTSAPFAEYQRVNSLDEFNAQISSCKKCSLGNSRKNFVFGVGNPNAKVMFVGEAPGADEDAQGEPFVGRAGQLLNKILEAVQLKREDVYICNILKCRPPDNRDPMLKEMELCTPYLSKQIELIKPKFIICLGRIAAQWLLQTSDSLTAMRQKVYNYQGAKLIVTYHPAALLRNPNWKRPTWEDMQLFQKLCNEQM
- a CDS encoding NFACT RNA binding domain-containing protein yields the protein MLNHFITLQSLADEFNGALKNATVLELFSQQKNELQISLLANTNLKTLSVSITPQMNFIFMREQIARAKRNSISLFTELNNQTINSITGHLFDRIININFSNEMKMLFHLFGTTSANIFLINENKEIINTFKHSKDFVGKSYENLLKSKEDDFANLIADFETFKNKMLEDGNKTTFSAVKGAYKFLGSTLTREALHRAKLEEKVHAGELTHDDLKTIYQQLINLFTEVSKPFPTIYSSNNIPRVFSMIKLEHLTGSTAENYSSVNEAVRVFIAKSFKASNIDFDKKEFLIKIRNELDKLVRTEKAIKNEVLEASRADEYDHIAKVIMTNLQHLTKGTKDIDVEDVFHNDKLMRITLDPKLTPAKNAERYFDKSRKARIACEAVKTRLVDVTKNIALLEKLLLHLDNCQTKEQFAEFKEEYDADLKRMHLISEKEKAALPPFRIFKVAGNFEVLVGKSAANNDLLTMKYAKPNDLWFHARGAGGSHVVLKVGNTKIKPEKEAVKQAASIAAYYSKMRNAGNVPVAYCERKYVRKPKKSNEGTVVLEREKVIFVEPELPEEKT
- a CDS encoding T9SS type A sorting domain-containing protein; translated protein: MKILFNLILGLLIVSFSISQPKYRTFSQNDLSLKKAKAGKVVSSNTTFVFHNDELTQAANGIQIRFNSSIISILDSGGFSSFTFLDKNKTVRATGKTVSLGDSAVLSFNVAKKAQGTQANFWFWLVDGVQAGVKRTELAGSYTPNFIQPNGGNVLEYIYKKIINRPAGLVIGKVTDTLAVGWIRYMKADRMYFPHTGTAGGFDEIATGSSQVKPFIRELKNPKVKKHDNRLLGEVHALKLAIIANDSGATEPTDTTALGDLLYNDLSNPTDPCNGLKIREITYLADSILTYYHHFSASPVIYAQLDSAVSRINRAFDGPYIALSLTPFLLKGTHSVDEVPFIHPNPLAFSKGARHSRFSIEDEMPEKISLYQNYPNPFNPSTHISFSLPEAGLVTLKVYDMLGREVATLLDRENLDAGDQWVEFIADNLSSGVYFYKLFVSSTELLTAGSYTIVKKMLLIR
- a CDS encoding DNA-directed RNA polymerase subunit omega, whose product is MPIKSISLEALESKVDNIYEAIVVLSKRAQQINEEIKIEFNQRLEIVQSKLMSEDSDEPETMETVTNPEQVVIAREFEKRPKPTQVAIKELLDSKLDYKYKSESNS
- the coaBC gene encoding bifunctional phosphopantothenoylcysteine decarboxylase/phosphopantothenate--cysteine ligase CoaBC — protein: MLRGKKILIGITGGIAAYKIPLLVREFKKQGAAVKIVMTKAATEFINPNTLAALSENEIVTDTFPDSSLSVVKSETWHIHLGTWADILLIAPATANTIAKIAYGIADNPVTIMALSIRCPVAISPAMDTYMWENPATQENLSKLRQRGYRIINPEVGELASGLTGKGRLPEIKKLATSIQNIFDKTHQDFSGKKILVTAGPTYEPIDPIRYIGNRSSGKMGFAIARCAAERGAKVTLITGPSNLETPNFVEKIEIETAEEMYNQCIKHSSKSDVVIMAAAVADFKPEITANRKIKKEDTVSNNLTLKLTKTKDILETLGKKKIKHQVLVGFALETDNEIENAVKKLKLKNLDFIVMNNPLKKGAKIGGNTNVVSFLHKNGTKEIFNKMQKDDVANQILNRISKLIRS
- a CDS encoding YicC/YloC family endoribonuclease, which encodes MISSMTGYGRGDAAQKGITATAELRSVNNRFLELTIRLPKNLSHRENDLKEIIQSKIDRGKINLSVNIETPADQQAPMMINKDAARTSYKILNELKKSVNIKEDITIDHLLKFSEIIRPEDKENIGEVEWVLCEKAVRKALGNLLKMRIDEGSELQKDLSRRIKLIDKKIDIIEKLSKQRIPFERARLRERVDKLVEAKDRIDDKRLELEIILLSEKLDITEECVRLRSHQKYFLESMNGKEPSGRKLNFLVQEIHREVNTIGSKANDAIISRHIIEIKEELEKIREQIQNIE